A window from Nitrospira sp. ND1 encodes these proteins:
- a CDS encoding MBL fold metallo-hydrolase RNA specificity domain-containing protein, producing MKLSFHGAARSVTGSRHLLEMPGNRILLDCGLFQGQRQEADRQNRFLGFDPRSIQAVLLSHAHIDHSGALPVLGKHQFRGNVHMTRATVDLAAVMLEDSARLQENDCAYLNKKENRRGKRCLQPFYESRDARAIIRRFVGARYGDTIKVTPRVTASFHDVGHILGSAAIRLKYSARGNSTTVLFSGDLGRSQMPILRDPAPPPSCDVLIIESTYGDRLHEEAGEALTQKAQQLVAHAKAHKSKIIVPAFALGRTQDLVMRIKRLVAEGRIDPLPIYIDSPLASKVTDVFRKHPECYDEETFRTFTSEGDPFAARYIRYVSSPEESKRLNEMKGPCVIIASSGMCEGGRVVHHLKHGIQDEANIIAIVGFQAEHTLGRRLVEGWDVVPIFGIPTPRRAQVVVFNGLSAHADRNDLLAYVRAISPAPQQVFVVHGEEKQALSLGAAIQTEHPGMAVVVPAKDSIYEI from the coding sequence ATGAAACTCTCATTCCACGGAGCCGCGAGATCCGTTACGGGAAGCCGCCACCTGCTCGAAATGCCCGGCAATAGAATTCTCCTGGATTGCGGACTCTTTCAGGGACAGCGCCAGGAAGCGGATCGTCAAAACCGGTTTCTGGGATTCGACCCGCGCTCGATCCAAGCCGTGTTGTTGTCCCATGCCCATATCGACCATTCCGGGGCTCTTCCCGTGCTGGGCAAACATCAGTTCCGCGGGAATGTGCACATGACCCGCGCGACCGTAGATCTTGCCGCGGTGATGCTGGAGGATTCGGCCCGCCTACAGGAGAACGATTGCGCCTATCTGAACAAGAAAGAAAACCGTCGGGGCAAGCGCTGCCTGCAACCCTTCTATGAGAGCCGCGATGCCCGCGCCATCATCCGTCGCTTCGTAGGGGCGCGGTACGGGGACACGATCAAGGTCACCCCTCGCGTCACCGCCTCCTTTCACGACGTCGGTCACATTCTGGGATCCGCCGCCATTCGCCTCAAATATTCCGCGCGCGGCAACAGTACGACAGTGCTCTTCTCAGGTGACTTGGGACGGTCGCAGATGCCGATCCTCCGCGATCCGGCTCCGCCGCCAAGCTGCGATGTGCTGATCATTGAATCCACCTACGGCGACCGCCTGCACGAAGAAGCCGGGGAGGCGCTGACCCAAAAAGCCCAGCAACTGGTCGCCCATGCCAAGGCGCACAAAAGCAAGATCATCGTGCCCGCGTTCGCGCTCGGACGCACGCAAGACCTGGTCATGCGGATCAAACGACTGGTGGCGGAGGGGCGAATCGACCCGCTCCCGATTTATATCGATTCGCCTCTGGCCTCGAAAGTGACAGACGTCTTCCGAAAGCACCCCGAGTGTTACGACGAAGAGACCTTCCGCACGTTCACATCGGAAGGGGATCCCTTTGCGGCCCGATATATCCGCTATGTCTCCTCGCCGGAAGAAAGCAAACGATTGAATGAGATGAAAGGCCCCTGCGTGATCATCGCCTCTTCCGGCATGTGCGAAGGAGGGCGCGTCGTGCACCATCTCAAACATGGCATCCAGGACGAAGCCAACATCATCGCCATCGTGGGATTTCAGGCCGAGCATACGCTGGGGCGCAGACTGGTTGAAGGATGGGATGTCGTGCCGATTTTCGGGATCCCGACGCCGCGCCGTGCTCAGGTGGTCGTCTTTAACGGATTGTCGGCCCATGCGGACCGGAACGATCTGCTTGCGTACGTGCGGGCGATCTCTCCCGCCCCTCAGCAAGTGTTCGTGGTCCACGGAGAAGAAAAACAAGCCTTGTCGCTGGGAGCGGCCATCCAGACAGAACACCCCGGGATGGCTGTCGTGGTCCCGGCCAAAGACAGCATATACGAGATCTAG